The following coding sequences lie in one Halorussus halophilus genomic window:
- a CDS encoding anthranilate phosphoribosyltransferase, with product MTGEDEDANAGQSESWTVRRLMTEVVGSGPKSAEDMSREQARQALEAIFAGEPDHTTLGGFFVANRWKRNTPEELAAYVDVMREQSVTTAEPSVDPVDCGANYDGKTRSALLGVAAGVVAAAAGTPVVAHSGDYVPMSEGTAYKHVLDELGVETDLAPGESADMVDETGFGFYYQPNFNSTVSDLYERRSALGVRTFLNTVETLANPANADVHLGSFYHLSFAKRIVDTFRESHESDLSRVIMFQGLEGYDDIRPGYTKVAEWEAKASGMEAADAAERDGAELEDYEIQTAEYGMDFEREDLAVENVAGDSATITEEILAGEREDHFADAVALNAAFRMYARDDVDELVDGVESAREVVEDGSAAAVLDDLREFR from the coding sequence ATGACAGGAGAGGACGAGGATGCGAATGCGGGCCAGAGCGAATCGTGGACCGTCCGCCGACTCATGACGGAGGTCGTCGGTTCCGGGCCGAAATCTGCGGAAGACATGAGCCGCGAGCAGGCCCGACAGGCTCTCGAAGCTATCTTCGCTGGCGAACCGGACCACACGACGCTCGGGGGCTTCTTCGTCGCTAATCGCTGGAAGCGCAACACGCCCGAGGAACTGGCGGCCTACGTAGACGTCATGCGCGAGCAGTCGGTGACGACGGCCGAACCGAGTGTGGACCCCGTGGACTGCGGCGCGAACTACGACGGCAAGACGCGCTCGGCGCTACTGGGAGTCGCGGCCGGAGTCGTCGCCGCGGCGGCTGGGACGCCGGTCGTCGCCCACAGCGGCGACTACGTGCCGATGAGCGAGGGCACGGCGTACAAGCACGTCTTGGACGAACTCGGCGTCGAGACTGACCTCGCGCCCGGCGAAAGCGCCGACATGGTAGACGAGACTGGCTTCGGGTTCTACTACCAGCCGAACTTCAACTCCACCGTCTCAGACCTCTACGAGCGTCGGTCCGCACTCGGAGTCAGAACCTTCCTCAACACTGTCGAGACGCTGGCCAATCCTGCCAACGCCGACGTGCATCTGGGAAGCTTCTACCACCTCTCGTTCGCCAAACGAATCGTCGATACCTTCCGGGAGAGCCACGAGAGCGACCTCTCGCGAGTCATCATGTTCCAAGGACTAGAGGGGTACGACGACATTCGGCCGGGCTACACGAAGGTGGCAGAGTGGGAGGCGAAAGCCTCCGGAATGGAGGCGGCGGATGCCGCCGAACGGGATGGCGCGGAACTGGAGGACTACGAAATCCAAACTGCCGAATACGGCATGGACTTCGAGCGCGAAGACCTCGCGGTCGAGAACGTCGCAGGCGACTCGGCGACCATCACCGAAGAGATTCTGGCGGGCGAGCGCGAGGACCACTTCGCCGACGCAGTGGCGCTCAACGCGGCGTTCCGGATGTACGCTCGCGACGACGTGGACGAACTGGTAGACGGCGTCGAGTCGGCTCGTGAAGTCGTCGAAGATGGGAGTGCGGCCGCAGTACTGGACGACCTCCGGGAGTTCCGATGA
- a CDS encoding cation-translocating P-type ATPase, whose amino-acid sequence MEWHAEPLDVVLDELDIDESGLTTAEAAARLEANGPNELVRGRQTSALSLLLSQFRNGLTYLLVFAALLSVAVGFLPGGSPEYTDALLILLILLGNGLFGFVQDYRTEQSIEALRALSTPEATVLRDGEKRTIDSREVVPGDVFVLEQGDVVPADARLLEAHSLATDESSLTGESASVRKAAAPSEQLPADAPLAERPNSVFMNTHAVQGRGVAVAVATGMDTEVGQIATQLGTTEEPPSPFQKEVDALGTRIGTATLAVVAVLALVQITVTDTSPLTVLLVAVTLAVAAVPEGLPAVVTLTLALGSRALLRKDALVRRLPVVESLGAVDTIVTDKTGTLTESRMTVRRAYASGERYELDAQSDGGEIETESEPLHELLRAGAICNDAERDGDGDGFRGDPTEVALLAAAAGAGVDSSSDRNERRLREVPFSAERKRMTVVVGGSEAEEGETKAGTAYVKGAPEVVLERCERELVDGRVVELTDERRREILAINDEFASDALRVLGFARRDGVEASSSDDELERGLTFLGLQGLMDPPRPEVADAVADCRRAGIRTVMATGDNLETAKAVGEELGFDPEGATTGATVESASDSELEQLVAETEIFARVSPTHKVEILRALQDSDHTVAMTGDGVNDAPALKRADVGVAMGRRGTDVARAAADMVLRDDNFTTIRDAIEAGRGVFDNVRKFVTYLLSANAGEVLVVFVGALLVAAFGGATAGGGATAADGATATAVVLTPVMLLWVNLVTDGLPALALGADPASAGVMDRPPRDDGDHVIDRRVLVSVGTVGGLIAATGLALFFYGLDNADATTARTLLFTFLVVIEMVRIQFIRARYGLSLGSNPWLVVAVASSFLLQLVVLYTPLAAFFGVVSLGATEWTWLGAAFLAFVAANLLLYLLSDQR is encoded by the coding sequence ATGGAGTGGCACGCCGAACCGCTGGACGTAGTCTTGGACGAACTCGACATCGACGAGTCGGGACTCACGACGGCCGAGGCAGCGGCACGCCTCGAAGCGAACGGGCCGAACGAACTCGTCCGAGGACGACAGACGAGCGCGCTCTCGTTGCTCCTCTCGCAGTTCCGAAACGGGTTGACCTACCTGCTCGTGTTCGCCGCCTTGCTCTCCGTCGCGGTTGGCTTCTTGCCCGGCGGTTCGCCCGAGTACACAGACGCCCTGCTCATCCTGCTCATTCTGCTCGGAAACGGCCTCTTCGGCTTCGTGCAAGACTACCGAACCGAGCAGTCCATCGAAGCACTCCGGGCGCTCTCGACACCGGAAGCGACGGTGTTGCGAGACGGCGAGAAGCGCACCATCGACTCCCGAGAAGTCGTTCCGGGCGATGTGTTCGTCCTCGAACAGGGCGACGTGGTGCCCGCCGACGCGAGACTCTTGGAAGCCCACAGTCTTGCGACAGACGAGTCGTCGCTGACCGGGGAGAGCGCGAGCGTCCGGAAAGCGGCGGCACCGAGCGAACAATTGCCTGCCGACGCGCCACTCGCAGAGCGGCCAAACTCGGTGTTCATGAACACCCACGCGGTACAGGGCCGGGGCGTGGCCGTCGCGGTTGCGACCGGCATGGACACCGAAGTCGGTCAGATTGCGACGCAGTTGGGAACCACCGAAGAGCCACCGTCGCCGTTCCAGAAGGAGGTAGACGCGCTCGGCACCCGAATCGGAACGGCGACGCTCGCCGTCGTCGCCGTGCTTGCACTCGTTCAAATAACGGTGACGGATACCTCGCCACTGACGGTGCTGTTGGTCGCGGTGACCCTCGCAGTCGCGGCGGTTCCTGAGGGCTTGCCAGCAGTCGTAACGCTGACCTTGGCTTTAGGGTCGCGGGCACTGCTCCGGAAGGACGCGCTCGTCAGGCGTCTGCCAGTCGTCGAGAGTTTGGGTGCCGTCGATACCATCGTCACGGACAAGACGGGGACGCTCACGGAGAGTCGGATGACAGTTCGGAGAGCGTACGCCTCGGGCGAACGGTACGAGTTAGACGCGCAGAGCGACGGCGGGGAAATAGAGACGGAGAGTGAACCGCTCCACGAACTGCTCCGAGCGGGCGCAATTTGCAACGACGCCGAACGCGACGGCGACGGCGACGGATTCCGGGGCGACCCGACGGAAGTCGCACTGCTCGCGGCGGCAGCGGGAGCGGGAGTCGATTCGAGCAGCGACCGAAACGAACGGCGACTGAGAGAGGTTCCGTTCTCCGCGGAGCGAAAGCGCATGACCGTCGTCGTGGGTGGTTCGGAAGCGGAAGAGGGGGAGACGAAAGCGGGCACAGCCTACGTGAAAGGCGCCCCAGAGGTGGTGTTGGAGCGCTGTGAGCGCGAGTTGGTGGACGGCAGAGTGGTCGAACTCACCGACGAGCGCCGACGGGAGATACTCGCTATCAACGACGAGTTTGCCAGCGACGCGCTGCGGGTACTCGGATTTGCTCGGCGGGACGGCGTCGAGGCGTCGTCTTCGGACGACGAACTGGAGCGCGGCTTGACGTTTCTCGGTCTCCAAGGTCTGATGGACCCGCCGCGCCCCGAAGTCGCCGACGCCGTCGCGGACTGTCGGCGCGCCGGGATTCGAACCGTGATGGCGACCGGCGACAATCTGGAGACGGCGAAGGCCGTCGGCGAGGAGTTGGGGTTCGACCCAGAGGGCGCGACGACCGGCGCGACTGTCGAGTCGGCGAGCGATTCGGAACTCGAACAGTTGGTCGCCGAGACCGAAATTTTCGCGCGCGTCTCGCCGACCCACAAGGTCGAAATTCTTCGCGCGTTGCAGGACAGCGACCACACAGTCGCCATGACCGGCGACGGCGTCAACGACGCACCTGCGCTGAAACGCGCCGACGTGGGCGTCGCGATGGGCAGGCGGGGGACCGACGTGGCGAGAGCGGCCGCCGACATGGTGTTGCGCGACGACAACTTCACCACGATTCGGGACGCCATCGAGGCGGGCCGGGGCGTCTTCGACAACGTCCGGAAGTTCGTCACGTATCTGCTGTCGGCCAACGCCGGGGAAGTGCTGGTCGTGTTCGTCGGCGCGCTCCTCGTTGCGGCATTCGGTGGCGCGACGGCAGGAGGCGGGGCGACGGCCGCCGACGGTGCCACGGCGACAGCAGTCGTTCTCACACCAGTCATGTTGCTCTGGGTCAACCTCGTCACCGACGGGTTGCCCGCGCTGGCACTCGGTGCCGACCCGGCGAGCGCAGGCGTGATGGACCGACCGCCGCGCGACGACGGTGACCACGTCATCGACCGGCGAGTGCTGGTCTCGGTCGGCACTGTCGGGGGACTCATCGCGGCGACGGGACTGGCGTTGTTCTTCTACGGTCTCGACAACGCCGACGCGACGACTGCTCGGACGCTCCTCTTCACCTTCCTCGTCGTCATCGAGATGGTTCGCATCCAGTTCATCCGGGCGCGCTACGGCCTCTCGCTCGGGTCGAATCCGTGGCTCGTGGTCGCGGTCGCCAGTTCTTTTCTGCTCCAGTTGGTCGTGCTGTACACGCCGCTGGCAGCGTTCTTCGGCGTCGTTTCGCTCGGCGCGACCGAGTGGACGTGGCTCGGGGCGGCGTTCCTCGCGTTCGTCGCGGCGAACCTGCTACTGTACCTTCTATCCGACCAGAGATAG
- a CDS encoding sodium:calcium antiporter: MVVSPRTVVVILVGAVALAALVKSAAVAVERFVRVARQYDVDEAIVGMTVVAFGTSLPEIAANLIASLGILSGTLDYGVASATVLGGSVGSSMFQQTLLVGAFLLGFGTVTLSRSFLRASYVPMVLSVALTLALAADGTISHLDGGVLVGAFVVYLYYTFDRRERTLPEAVEPESEDERAPGDVRLDAAVGLLGLVTVLVSAYVTLAVLEELVAVLRLGGSMVGVVTLGVGAALPELSTVAEAVRRRTPTLALGTLVGSNVVNTLVAIGIGGLVSSYRVPQPVVLWDLPLMLVVGGGVLGYVLFVTDGRLGRRDAASLVVAYFVFVSGRLLLFGGQ; this comes from the coding sequence GTGGTCGTTTCCCCTCGAACGGTGGTCGTGATACTCGTCGGCGCGGTCGCGCTAGCCGCGCTCGTCAAGAGCGCCGCCGTCGCGGTCGAACGGTTCGTCAGAGTCGCACGACAGTACGACGTGGACGAGGCCATCGTCGGGATGACCGTCGTCGCGTTCGGGACGAGTCTGCCGGAAATCGCCGCGAACCTCATCGCCTCGCTGGGCATCCTCTCGGGGACGCTCGACTACGGCGTGGCCTCCGCGACGGTGCTGGGCGGGAGCGTCGGGTCCTCGATGTTCCAGCAGACGTTGCTCGTCGGGGCGTTCTTGCTCGGGTTCGGCACCGTGACGCTCTCGCGGTCGTTCCTGCGCGCGAGCTACGTCCCGATGGTGCTGTCGGTGGCGCTGACACTCGCGCTCGCGGCCGACGGGACGATTTCGCACCTCGACGGCGGCGTCTTGGTCGGGGCTTTCGTGGTGTACCTCTACTACACCTTCGACCGACGCGAGCGGACGCTTCCGGAGGCCGTCGAACCAGAGTCGGAAGACGAGCGAGCGCCCGGCGACGTCCGCCTCGACGCGGCAGTCGGCCTCCTCGGGCTAGTGACGGTGCTGGTCAGCGCCTACGTTACGCTGGCCGTGCTGGAGGAACTCGTCGCCGTGCTACGCCTCGGCGGGTCGATGGTCGGCGTCGTCACGCTCGGCGTCGGAGCGGCCCTGCCGGAACTCTCGACCGTCGCCGAGGCAGTGAGGCGACGAACGCCGACGCTCGCGCTCGGAACGCTGGTCGGGAGCAACGTCGTCAACACGCTCGTCGCAATCGGTATCGGCGGGTTGGTGTCGTCGTATCGCGTTCCCCAACCCGTCGTCCTCTGGGACCTGCCGCTCATGCTCGTAGTCGGTGGCGGCGTACTGGGCTACGTGCTGTTCGTCACCGACGGCCGACTCGGCCGCCGAGACGCGGCCAGTTTGGTCGTCGCGTACTTCGTCTTCGTGAGCGGTCGGTTGCTACTGTTCGGCGGTCAGTAA
- a CDS encoding CbiX/SirB N-terminal domain-containing protein produces the protein MVALVLAGHGSHRNPESAQPVYDHAARLRERGEFAEVRETFWKEEPSLRNVLRTVESDEVVVVPLFMAEGYFTEQVLPRELRLTDEWELDVDKTVHYADPVGTHDAMTDVVVERAAGILETAPEDAGLAVVGHGTERNENSAKTTEYHATRIREHDEFAEVEALFMDESPEIDDVTDYFDATDVAVVPLFLADGYHTQEDIPEDAGLTDDYRDGWDVPAAVEGHRIWYSGAVGTEPLLADVAFERAQEALAGGVQIATD, from the coding sequence ATGGTCGCGCTCGTACTGGCCGGTCATGGTTCCCACCGGAATCCCGAGTCGGCCCAACCGGTGTACGACCACGCCGCCCGACTCCGCGAGCGCGGCGAGTTCGCCGAAGTTCGGGAGACGTTCTGGAAGGAAGAGCCGTCGCTTCGGAACGTCTTGCGCACCGTCGAAAGCGACGAGGTGGTCGTCGTCCCGCTGTTCATGGCGGAGGGCTACTTCACCGAACAGGTGCTCCCGCGCGAACTCCGACTCACCGACGAGTGGGAACTGGACGTGGACAAGACCGTCCACTACGCCGACCCCGTAGGTACCCACGACGCCATGACCGATGTCGTGGTCGAGCGCGCAGCAGGAATTCTCGAAACTGCCCCCGAAGATGCAGGCCTCGCGGTCGTCGGCCACGGAACCGAGCGCAACGAGAACAGCGCGAAGACGACGGAGTACCACGCAACGCGCATCCGCGAGCACGACGAGTTCGCCGAAGTCGAAGCACTGTTCATGGACGAATCGCCCGAAATCGACGACGTGACCGACTACTTCGACGCCACAGACGTGGCCGTCGTCCCGCTCTTCCTCGCCGACGGCTACCACACGCAGGAGGACATTCCGGAGGACGCTGGTCTGACCGACGACTACCGGGACGGTTGGGACGTACCGGCGGCAGTCGAGGGGCATCGAATCTGGTATTCGGGGGCCGTCGGTACCGAACCGTTGCTTGCCGACGTAGCGTTCGAACGCGCCCAAGAAGCACTCGCCGGAGGTGTCCAGATTGCCACCGATTGA
- a CDS encoding FkbM family methyltransferase, translated as MADEEYEGDPRVGVMNGVAVPTVEPVEGYDDHPDHEAPSIESLRRLVRRGDSVVVVGGGWGASTVVAARMTHYEGDVTTFEATSEMISTIERTIEINRVSDLVTLRHAAVGEVSEFTEKLYGEADGDLLGPEAIPACDVLELDCEGAELEILRALDFDPRVIIVETHGDLGSPTEEVEAELADRGYEIVDRGVVGPDDDLDVLTATREA; from the coding sequence ATGGCAGACGAAGAGTACGAAGGCGACCCACGCGTCGGCGTGATGAACGGCGTCGCGGTGCCGACCGTCGAACCGGTCGAAGGCTACGACGACCACCCCGACCACGAAGCGCCGTCCATCGAATCGCTTCGCCGACTCGTCCGGCGCGGCGACTCGGTCGTCGTGGTCGGCGGCGGATGGGGCGCGTCCACCGTCGTCGCGGCCCGGATGACTCACTACGAGGGCGACGTGACGACGTTCGAAGCGACCTCCGAGATGATATCGACTATCGAGCGCACCATCGAAATCAACCGCGTCTCTGACCTCGTGACGCTCCGGCACGCGGCCGTCGGCGAGGTTTCGGAGTTCACCGAAAAACTGTACGGCGAAGCGGACGGCGACCTGCTCGGCCCGGAGGCGATTCCGGCGTGCGACGTGTTGGAACTCGACTGTGAGGGCGCGGAACTGGAGATTCTCCGCGCGCTCGACTTCGACCCACGAGTAATCATCGTCGAGACCCACGGCGACCTCGGGTCGCCGACCGAGGAAGTAGAGGCGGAACTGGCCGACCGTGGCTACGAAATCGTGGACAGAGGCGTCGTCGGCCCCGACGACGACTTGGACGTGCTGACTGCGACGAGAGAGGCGTAA
- a CDS encoding HalX domain-containing protein gives MSPDQSTVLVVDDEQDVADLYAMWLESNYRVRSAYGGDEALETLDASVDVVLLDRRMPGQSGDEVLEEIRARDIDCRVVMVTAVKPDFDIVEMGFDDYLVKPVSKDDLNETVEGMLTRVDYGSQLQDYFSLASKKAVLESEKDGPELEGSEEYDELTGQLEELESEVDKTREELDDHEDFVGAFQDL, from the coding sequence ATGTCCCCCGACCAATCGACAGTTCTCGTCGTGGACGACGAGCAAGACGTTGCCGACTTGTACGCGATGTGGCTAGAGAGCAACTATCGCGTGCGGAGTGCCTACGGAGGCGACGAGGCCTTAGAGACGCTCGATGCCAGCGTAGACGTCGTCCTCCTCGACAGACGAATGCCCGGCCAGTCCGGTGACGAAGTACTCGAAGAGATTCGAGCGCGCGACATCGACTGTCGCGTCGTCATGGTGACGGCCGTCAAACCGGACTTCGACATCGTGGAGATGGGCTTCGACGACTACCTCGTCAAACCGGTGTCGAAAGACGACTTGAACGAGACGGTCGAAGGGATGCTCACCCGCGTCGATTACGGGTCACAACTGCAAGACTACTTCTCGCTCGCCTCGAAGAAGGCCGTCCTCGAATCCGAGAAGGACGGCCCGGAACTCGAAGGGAGCGAGGAGTACGACGAACTCACCGGCCAACTCGAAGAACTAGAGTCGGAAGTGGACAAGACCCGCGAAGAACTCGACGACCACGAGGACTTCGTCGGCGCGTTTCAGGACCTCTGA
- a CDS encoding DR2241 family protein, with amino-acid sequence MPPIDAPQPFAHGTESSPADTLLDALGDYSDSSASIDFDDLLVEVEDEGFRFETPDCSHSGLTRSQLHELATDSEYVNDWYYWEQAIGGHDADHREFLRWLEGDDPVPERYDSLRDGIASEWGQLQITVTLGETTPEESPRHDDEFETSQASRSSERRATNSTVSGATARRYELRHVADADAEQSTLDHYHDPLDARLLARDDSSGEYRPLKSAPTLRDGWVFPTLSVKRVVRAVQEFYPASISNWARERRGELDVTHFEATAERQTGIYALVEELGPEAVANAVTACCTDSECLKRREWEYGEDEQLDAPAGDGEIPCREPCSLFVATAREFAKVERETEQTYELTLTPSEREQLDRLVAAIADDDRPRIGDATDGANRFRARYLREKRFAGDD; translated from the coding sequence TTGCCACCGATTGACGCGCCACAGCCGTTCGCCCACGGGACCGAGTCCTCACCCGCGGACACACTCCTCGACGCTCTCGGCGACTACTCTGACTCCTCGGCATCCATCGACTTCGACGACTTGCTTGTCGAAGTCGAGGACGAGGGGTTCCGGTTCGAGACGCCGGACTGTTCACACAGCGGACTCACACGAAGTCAACTCCACGAACTCGCGACCGACTCCGAGTACGTCAACGACTGGTACTACTGGGAGCAAGCAATCGGCGGCCACGACGCCGACCATCGTGAGTTCCTGCGTTGGCTCGAAGGCGACGACCCGGTTCCCGAGCGGTACGACAGCCTCAGAGATGGAATCGCGAGCGAGTGGGGCCAACTCCAGATTACTGTGACGCTCGGCGAGACGACTCCAGAGGAGTCGCCTCGCCACGACGACGAGTTCGAGACGTCGCAGGCGTCTCGCTCTTCGGAACGACGAGCGACTAATTCCACCGTATCGGGAGCGACCGCCCGACGCTACGAACTCCGCCACGTCGCGGACGCCGACGCCGAGCAGTCTACGCTCGACCACTACCACGACCCCCTCGACGCACGACTACTTGCGAGAGACGATTCTTCGGGTGAGTACCGGCCGCTCAAGAGCGCGCCGACACTGCGGGACGGGTGGGTGTTTCCGACTCTCTCCGTGAAACGAGTCGTTCGCGCCGTCCAAGAGTTCTACCCTGCTTCGATTTCGAACTGGGCGCGCGAACGCCGCGGTGAACTCGACGTGACCCACTTCGAGGCGACGGCCGAGCGCCAGACCGGCATCTACGCGCTGGTCGAAGAACTCGGGCCTGAAGCCGTGGCAAACGCCGTCACGGCGTGCTGTACCGACTCCGAATGTCTGAAACGCCGCGAGTGGGAGTACGGCGAAGACGAGCAGTTGGACGCTCCCGCAGGCGACGGCGAGATTCCCTGCCGCGAACCCTGCTCGCTGTTCGTCGCCACGGCCCGCGAGTTCGCCAAAGTCGAGCGCGAGACCGAGCAGACGTACGAACTGACGCTCACGCCGAGCGAGCGCGAACAACTCGACCGACTGGTCGCCGCCATCGCGGACGACGACCGGCCACGAATCGGCGACGCCACGGACGGCGCGAACCGGTTCCGGGCGCGATACCTCCGCGAGAAGCGATTTGCAGGTGATGACTGA
- a CDS encoding pyroglutamyl-peptidase I family protein: MTRPLLLTGYEPFGDHERNPTAEVARELDGEEIAGHEVIGAVLPVEFDSAGEEMRERIERHDPKVVLATGLAAGRAGVSVERVGVNVAECAGVPDNADAEPRNERIRDGDAAAYFATLPVVSVVEALLDADIPARVSNTAGTHCCNNVLYRTRAYVEREGLDVPIGFVHLPLTPEQAAAKARDGEATAGSELPPSLPLELQTAAVRKALEVTVEES, translated from the coding sequence ATGACCCGGCCACTGCTTCTCACCGGCTACGAACCGTTCGGCGACCACGAGCGCAACCCGACTGCCGAAGTCGCCCGCGAACTGGACGGCGAGGAAATCGCTGGCCACGAAGTAATTGGTGCGGTCCTACCGGTCGAGTTCGACAGCGCGGGCGAGGAGATGCGAGAGCGAATCGAGCGCCACGACCCGAAGGTCGTCCTCGCGACGGGACTGGCGGCGGGTCGGGCGGGCGTCAGCGTCGAACGCGTCGGCGTCAACGTCGCCGAGTGCGCGGGCGTACCCGACAATGCCGACGCCGAACCGCGAAACGAGCGGATTCGAGACGGCGACGCGGCGGCGTACTTCGCCACGCTGCCGGTCGTCTCGGTGGTCGAAGCCCTGCTCGACGCAGATATCCCGGCGCGCGTCTCGAACACCGCCGGAACGCACTGCTGTAACAACGTCCTCTACCGGACGCGAGCGTACGTCGAGCGCGAGGGGTTGGACGTGCCGATCGGGTTCGTGCATCTGCCCCTGACTCCCGAGCAGGCCGCTGCGAAAGCGAGAGACGGAGAAGCGACCGCAGGGAGCGAACTGCCGCCGAGCCTTCCGTTGGAGCTACAGACGGCGGCAGTACGCAAAGCTCTCGAAGTCACTGTCGAGGAGTCCTAA
- a CDS encoding DUF456 domain-containing protein translates to MELVLLVAIALLLVGVVGSVVPLVPGAALSLAGIYLYWWSSGYTTPGLLVLVAFTVVGVAAILADHFGGALAARAGGASLATTLLASVVGIALLFVTGPIGLLVGVAGVVFATEFYRTRDAEKGLRAGAYAAVGVLGSAVVQFVVTLSLLVGFLFAVFV, encoded by the coding sequence ATGGAACTCGTCTTGCTCGTCGCCATCGCGCTTCTGCTCGTAGGCGTCGTCGGCAGCGTCGTGCCGCTCGTTCCCGGCGCGGCCCTATCGCTCGCTGGCATCTACCTCTACTGGTGGTCCAGTGGCTACACGACGCCCGGACTACTCGTTCTCGTCGCGTTCACCGTCGTGGGCGTAGCCGCGATACTGGCCGACCACTTCGGCGGCGCGCTCGCCGCGAGAGCAGGCGGAGCGTCACTCGCAACGACGCTCCTCGCGTCTGTGGTCGGCATCGCGCTGTTGTTCGTCACCGGCCCAATTGGCCTGCTCGTCGGCGTCGCGGGCGTCGTCTTCGCCACCGAGTTCTACCGCACGCGAGACGCCGAGAAAGGCCTTCGTGCAGGCGCGTACGCCGCCGTCGGCGTTCTCGGCTCTGCGGTCGTCCAGTTCGTCGTCACGCTCTCGCTGCTCGTCGGCTTCCTCTTCGCCGTCTTCGTCTGA
- the cobA gene encoding uroporphyrinogen-III C-methyltransferase: protein MYGTVYLVGAGPGDPELLTVKANRLLDDADVVLHDALASDEIVESADAAEIRDVGKRSGGERTTQEEINCLMVRKAKEGKDVIRLKGGDPTVFGRGGEEAQHLAAEGIDFEFVPGVTSAIAGPGVAGIPVTHRDHASSLTVVTGHEDPTKDESALNWDALAANVRAGGTLVVLMGVGRLPDNVAALRASGLAPDTPVAMVEKATRDAEFSVTGTLDSIVSRADEVGIEPPAVTVVGDVVSVREQVVECLQETPAAQFAAPADTAVSERGVER from the coding sequence ATGTACGGAACAGTGTACTTAGTCGGCGCGGGTCCCGGCGACCCGGAGCTACTGACGGTCAAGGCGAATCGGCTCTTGGACGATGCGGACGTGGTGCTCCACGACGCGCTGGCGAGCGACGAAATCGTCGAATCGGCGGACGCTGCCGAGATACGCGACGTGGGCAAACGCTCGGGCGGCGAGCGCACGACCCAAGAGGAAATCAACTGCCTGATGGTCCGCAAAGCCAAGGAGGGCAAAGACGTGATCCGACTGAAGGGCGGCGACCCGACGGTCTTCGGTCGAGGCGGCGAGGAAGCCCAACACCTCGCGGCCGAAGGTATCGACTTCGAGTTCGTCCCCGGCGTCACGAGCGCCATCGCCGGACCGGGCGTCGCTGGCATCCCAGTCACGCACCGAGACCACGCGTCGAGTTTGACGGTCGTCACGGGCCACGAGGACCCGACCAAAGACGAGAGCGCGCTGAACTGGGACGCACTCGCCGCGAACGTTCGAGCGGGCGGTACGCTCGTCGTGTTGATGGGCGTCGGTCGCTTGCCGGACAACGTGGCGGCACTCCGAGCGAGCGGTCTCGCGCCGGACACGCCGGTCGCCATGGTCGAGAAGGCGACCCGCGACGCAGAGTTCTCGGTCACCGGAACGCTCGACTCCATCGTCTCTCGCGCCGACGAAGTCGGCATCGAACCGCCCGCAGTGACGGTCGTCGGCGACGTGGTTTCGGTGCGCGAGCAGGTGGTCGAGTGCTTGCAGGAGACGCCCGCCGCGCAGTTCGCCGCGCCTGCCGACACCGCAGTCTCCGAGAGAGGTGTCGAACGATGA
- a CDS encoding ferredoxin, with translation MSGETNHSTDESDSSTPAVSEKPYKIVFEGDGCFGAGKCAEVAANWEMDFSTGLASPDSYFVGEDELAENVRAAEVCPAKKGRGVIHVIDRRTGEEIAPNPQDDGTPSFGSG, from the coding sequence ATGAGCGGGGAGACGAACCACTCGACCGACGAATCAGATAGCTCGACGCCCGCTGTCTCGGAGAAGCCGTACAAAATCGTCTTCGAGGGCGACGGCTGTTTCGGCGCGGGCAAGTGCGCCGAAGTCGCGGCCAACTGGGAGATGGACTTCTCGACCGGCCTCGCATCGCCCGATTCCTACTTCGTCGGCGAAGACGAACTGGCCGAAAATGTTCGCGCCGCAGAAGTCTGCCCTGCGAAGAAAGGTCGGGGGGTCATCCACGTCATCGACCGTCGAACGGGCGAAGAAATCGCACCGAATCCCCAAGACGACGGGACGCCGAGCTTCGGAAGCGGTTAG